A section of the Penaeus monodon isolate SGIC_2016 unplaced genomic scaffold, NSTDA_Pmon_1 PmonScaffold_11028, whole genome shotgun sequence genome encodes:
- the LOC119568829 gene encoding glycine-rich cell wall structural protein-like — MAGPLVKAAVLLGVVCGAVADVSYASRGGSFGGGAVGGAISGGPGGFVGGGNLIGGGGLGVGGGSFIGGGGVHGGFGGGRVDAGHLVGHGVLPSGGAGGFIGGGSAVGGSFGGPSVGGSFGGPSVGGSFGGPVVGISSGRVSGRYGR; from the exons atggCAGGTCCTCTG GTAAAGGCGGCTGTACTGCTGGGAGTGGTGTGTGGAGCTGTGGCTGATGTAAGCTATGCTTCCCGCGGTGGAAGCTTTGGAGGTGGAGCTGTTGGAGGCGCCATCTCCGGAGGACCAGGAGGTTTCGTTGGAGGAGGCAACTTAatcggaggaggaggattaggtgtTGGAGGAGGTAGCTTCATCGGAGGAGGCGGAGTCCATGGCGGCTTCGGCGGAGGCAGAGTTGACGCAGGTCACCTCGTTGGACATGGTGTACTCCCTTCAGGCGGCGCTGGAGGTTTTATTGGAGGTGGCAGCGCAGTAGGAGGCTCTTTCGGAGGCCCCAGTGTGGGTGGTTCCTTCGGAGGCCCCAGTGTGGGTGGTTCCTTCGGAGGCCCTGTTGTCGGAATATCTTCCGGACGCGTTAGTGGCAGATACGGCCGATAA